The Populus alba chromosome 6, ASM523922v2, whole genome shotgun sequence genome contains a region encoding:
- the LOC118053895 gene encoding protein NUCLEAR FUSION DEFECTIVE 4 — protein sequence MARIEFRFNIALCVATNSSAWLSTAVLVTNMRNCPLSRGTVAGVLKGYGGISAAVFTEIYSTLLRNSSSKLLMFLALGIPVLCFIVMYFVRACTPASGEDSSEHAHFLFTQGALIVLGLYVLTTTILNHIFHFSAPVSNTFLVIMVVLLMAPFAIPIKMTFHRMRVSKPEMHHQPVETPDSVIQEDNADKTEPLLKSYFVGVGSGVTVLNNLAQIGIAQGVHDTTILLSLFSFCNFVGRLGGGIVSEHFVRSKTIPRTIWMTCTQVMMIITYLLFASAIDGTLFAATALLGICYGVQFSIMIPTVSELFGLKHFGLFYNFMSLGNPLGAFLFSGLLAGYVYDNEAAKQQVPNLLSSSSISCLGPNCFRLTFLVLAGACGLGSILSIILTMRIRPVYEMLYAGGSFRLPQTSNH from the exons ATGGCGCGC attgagtttagaTTCAACATTGCTCTCTGTGTTGCCACCAATAGTAGTGCTTGGTTGAGCACAGCTGTTCTTGTAACCAACATGAGAAACTGTCCTCTTAGTAGAGGCACTGTTGCTGGTGTTCTTAAAGGTTACGGTGGAATAAGTGCTGCAGTATTTACTGAAATTTATAGTACTCTGCTCCGCAATTCCTCATCTAAGCTTCTGATGTTTCTTGCACTTGGAATTCCTGTTCTGTGTTTCATAGTCATGTATTTTGTAAGAGCTTGTACCCCTGCATCAGGTGAAGACTCTTCAGAACACGCCCATTTTCTTTTCACTCAAGGAGCTCTTATTGTACTCGGCTTATATGTCCTAACAACCACCATATTGAATCACATATTTCATTTCAGTGCTCCGGTATCTAATACCTTTCTTGTTATAATGGTTGTCCTTCTCATGGCTCCATTTGCAATACCCATAAAAATGACATTTCACCGCATGAGAGTCAGTAAACCAGAGATGCATCACCAGCCAGTTGAGACTCCAGACAGTGTGATACAAGAAGACAACGCAGACAAAACCGAACCACTGCTGAAATCATACTTCGTGGGTGTTGGATCTGGGGTAACGGTGCTCAATAATCTGGCCCAGATAGGAATTGCACAAGGCGTGCATGATACTACCATCTTGTTGTCGCTCTTCAGCTTTTGCAATTTTGTGGGGCGTCTTGGTGGGGGTATTGTGTCTGAACATTTTGTCAG ATCAAAAACAATCCCTCGGACAATATGGATGACATGCACTCAAGTAATGATGATCATAACATACCTGTTGTTTGCTTCTGCAATTGATGGTACCCTTTTTGCTGCAACAGCATTACTCGGGATCTGCTATGGAGTTCAGTTCTCGATAATGATACCGACTGTCTCTGAGCTTTTCGGCTTGAagcattttggtttattttacaACTTCATGTCACTAGGAAATCCTCTCGGTGCGTTCCTTTTCTCAGGTCTCCTGGCAGGCTATGTATATGATAACGAGGCAGCAAAGCAGCAGGTACCAAATTTGCTGTCCAGTTCGAGCATCTCCTGCTTGGGTCCAAATTGCTTTAGGCTCACCTTCTTGGTTCTGGCTGGTGCCTGCGGTTTGGGCTCCATCTTGAGCATTATTCTAACCATGAGGATAAGGCCTGTCTATGAGATGCTTTATGCTGGGGGTTCTTTCAGGCTTCCTCAAACTTCAAATCACTAA
- the LOC118053897 gene encoding cuscuta receptor 1 yields the protein MGLNRFSSLAGTLMIYAMVLSESWWSCHGCLDEERSALLRIQSSFNIYPSGTFLPSWGKVADCCSWERVYCNLTTGRVVELDLSRVGGEGLGDLYLNVSLFRPFQELQYLDLRGNFIVGCVENEGFERLSGLDSLEVLYLDKNKFNNSILSSLGGLSSLRTLSLDDNQLKKAISVDELNNLTSLRSLAFGGNEIESFKSIHGTGDGLLRLRNLEELFLNVNRFNDSALSSLKGLSSLKSLDIGYNQLKGSFNVTELDALINLEEVYLDGNKIDKFVLSKDTRGFGNVSLISLSNSTSNGRALPFTLLQSLTKFPNLRTLYLDENNLEGSFGTPLDKDLASLKNLEKLGLSFSTVDNTFLQTVEKITTLKSLSLYSCRLNGSIPKAQGLASLKNLEELDLSYFTVDNSLLQTVGKITTLKSLSLYACRLNGSIPKGLCQLKHLQNLDISGNDLNGALPWCLANLTSLQQLDLSYNNFIGDISFSPLTRLTSIQELSLSDNHFQIPVSLSSFLNHSQLKDFDGSNNEIYVEELEEHNLAPKFQLERLYLFSNGYGGAFSFPKFLLHQYNLQEIDFSNLKLRGGFPFWLLENNTNLYELHLVNNSLSGTFQLPIHPHQNLSELDISNNNFESHIPREIGSYFPSLTFLSMSDNHFSGRFPSSFNFLLYLQVLDLSNNNISGTLPSFFNSSNLLHVYLSRNMLQGSLEHAFQKSFELITLDLSHNHLTGSIPKWIGEFSQMSFLLLGYNNLDGSIPTQLCKLNELTFIDLSHNNFSGHILPCLRFKSIIRFTLRGAYTYEINLQEPLVITTKSLSYPYPPSILYYMTGLDLSCNSLSGAIPPEIGNLNHIHVLNLSNNHLIGPIPQTLSNLSEVESMDLSNNSLNGEIPPQLVQLHSLAYFSVAHNNLSGKTPEMVAQFSTFDKSSYEGNPLLCGPPLLNSCTKEVPPPSPGPSTDEKEESSVIIDAQVFCVSFVVTYIMVLLGIAAVLYINPDWRRAWFYFIEKSINTCYYFVADNLLKPFRIRVWKPFV from the exons ATGGGTTTAAACAGGTTCTCTTCTTTAGCAGGGACACTGATGATTTATGCTATGGTTTTGTCAGAAAGCTGGTGGTCATGTCACGGCTGTTTAGACGAAGAGAGAAGTGCTCTCTTGCGGATTCAAAGCTCCTTTAATATTTACCCAAGCGGCACATTCCTTCCATCTTGGGGAAAAGTAGCCGACTGTTGTTCTTGGGAACGCGTTTACTGCAATCTCACTACAGGACGAGTTGTCGAACTTGATCTTTCACGCGTAGGGGGAGAGGGATTGGGAGATTTGTACCTAAATGTCTCTTTGTTTCGTCCCTTCCAAGAACTGCAATATCTTGATTTAAGGGGAAATTTTATAGTTGGCTGTGTTGAGAATGAAG GTTTTGAAAGACTATCAGGACTTGACAGCTTGGAGGTTCTCTATTtagacaaaaacaaattcaacaacAGCATCCTTTCATCCCTTGGTGGGCTTTCCTCTTTGAGAACCCTGTCTCTAGACGACAACCAACTCAAAAAAGCAATTAGTGTTGATG AACTGAATAATCTAACAAGCTTGCGGTCGTTGGCGTTTGGTGGCAAtgaaattgaaagctttaaatcCATTCATG GTACTGGTGACGGCTTACTGAGGTTAAGAAATCTGGAAGAACTTTTTTTGAATGTTAATCGCTTCAATGACAGTGCCTTATCATCCCTCAAGGGTCTTTCATCTCTCAAATCCCTGGATATAGGGTACAACCAACTGAAAGGATCATTCAATGTGACTG AGCTGGATGCTTTGATCAACTTAGAGGAAGTGTATCTAGATGGAAACAAGATTGACAAATTTGTGTTATCCAAAG ATACTAGAGGTTTTGGAAATGTAAGCCTCATTTCATTATCTAATAGCACCTCAAATGGAAGAGCTCTTCCATTTACATTACTGCAATCATTGACGAAATTCCCAAACCTCAGGACCCTTTATTTGGATGAGAATAATCTTGAAGGAAGTTTCGGAACACCATTAGATAAAG ACTTGGCTTCTCTCAAGAATTTAGAAAAGTTGGGTTTGAGTTTCTCCACTGTCGATAATACCTTTCTGCAAACAGTCGAGAAGATTACTACTCTAAAGAGTTTAAGCTTGTATAGTTGTCGACTCAATGGCTCCATCCCTAAAGCCCAAG GCTTGGCATCTCTCAAGAATTTAGAAGAGTTGGATTTGAGTTACTTCACTGTCGATAATAGCTTGCTGCAAACAGTCGGGAAGATCACCACTCTAAAGAGTTTAAGCTTGTATGCCTGTCGACTCAATGGCTCCATCCCTAAAG GCCTATGTCAGTTAAAGCATCTCCAAAATCTAGATATCAGTGGGAATGATCTCAATGGTGCTTTGCCTTGGTGTTTGGCAAATTTGACATCCCTTCAACAATTAGATTTGTCTTACAATAACTTTATTGGAGACATTTCCTTCTCTCCTCTTACAAGACTCACATCCATCCAAGAGTTATCACTTTCAGACAACCACTTTCAGATCCCCGTCTCATTGAGTTCATTTCTCAACCATTCACAACTGAAGGATTTCGATGGTAGCAATAACGaaatatatgttgaagaatTAGAGGAGCATAATTTGGCCCCAAAGTTCCAATTAGAGcgtctttatttatttagcaaTGGATATGGTGGAGCATTTTCCTTTCCCAAATTCCTCCTCCATCAATACAACCTccaagaaattgatttttctaaccTGAAATTGAGGGGAGGGTTTCCTTTTTGGTTGTTAGAGAACAACACAAACCTATATGAACTCCATTTGGTCAACAATTCTCTTTCAGGGACTTTTCAATTGCCAATTCATCCTCATCAGAATTTGTCTGAATTAGATATTTCTAACAATAACTTCGAAAGTCACATTCCTAGAGAAATAGGATCATATTTTCCAAGTTTAACATTTTTATCCATGTCTGATAACCACTTCAGTGGTCGCTTTCCTTCTTCATTTAACTTTCTGTTGTATCTTCAAGTTTTGGACCTCTCAAATAACAACATCTCTGGAACCTTACCATCTTTCTTTAACTCTTCAAACCTCCTGCATGTTTATCTGTCACGAAATATGCTACAAGGATCCCTAGAACATGCATTTCAGAAATCCTTTGAGCTAATAACGTTGGATCTTAGCCATAATCATTTGACTGGTAGCATTCCAAAATGGATTGGTGAGTTTTCCCAAATGAGCTTTCTTCTCTTGGGTTATAATAATCTTGATGGCAGTATACCCACGCAATTGTGCAAGTTGAACGAATTAACCTTCATTGATCtttctcataataatttttctggTCATATTCTACCTTGCCTAAGATTTAAAAGCATTATTCGGTTCACCCTCCGCGGAGCATATACTTATGAGATTAATCTTCAAGAACCATTGGTTATTACAACAAAAAGTCTGTCCTATCCTTATCCGCCAAGTATTTTGTACTACATGACCGGATTGGATCTCTCCTGCAACAGTTTGTCAGGTGCGATTCCTCCTGAAATTGGGAATCTCAACCACATTCATGTATTGAACctgtccaataatcatttaataggCCCAATCccacaaactctttcaaatttGAGTGAAGTTGAGAGCATGGACCTTTCCAATAACAGCTTGAATGGGGAAATCCCTCCTCAACTTGTACAATTGCATTCTCTTGCCTATTTTAGTGTAGCCCACAATAACCTGTCTGGTAAGACTCCTGAAATGGTTGCACAATTCTCAACATTCGATAAGAGCAGCTACGAGGGAAATCCCTTACTCTGTGGACCACCACTGCTTAACAGTTGCACCAAAGAAGTACCACCACCATCACCTGGGCCTTCTACTGATGAGAAAGAAGAGAGTAGCGTCATCATTGATGCACAAGTTTTCTGTGTGAGCTTTGTTGTGACGTACATCATGGTGCTGTTGGGAATAGCTGCAGTTTTGTACATAAACCCAGACTGGCGGCGAGCATGGTTTTATTTCATTGAGAAGAGCATCAACACTTGCTACTACTTTGTTGCGGACAATCTTCTTAAGCCATTCAGAATCAGAGTTTGGAAGCCTTTCGTATAA